In Citrus sinensis cultivar Valencia sweet orange chromosome 2, DVS_A1.0, whole genome shotgun sequence, a single genomic region encodes these proteins:
- the LOC102624268 gene encoding chaperonin CPN60-2, mitochondrial-like isoform X2: MREDAEVPDQRQGARMAIDALVGNLYSTAQPITSFEQIALFGTAAANGDRVIGELIAKAFEKGWGNNLHVLADRKTPPSIELQLYWGMTLDRGYLSPYFITNHKTKECVLRDPYIMILEKKVSNCVFFDLLTEIGPVRRYNGTDVLIIAEDIENDLLASLVLNGVATATKACVIKPPGFGESRKASLRDIAKFTYGKVMTGKDFECVSLGHAEKITVSKDQTVILLCKACIGHEKLLQWRFTMENLQDFPEESCTKHSYLAAVIKVCGSNKAEVREKKDRVANAINAVKAAKEGVVSVMSLLYACKELDKLQTANHGQKIGVQAIQYALEMLVSAIAYSAGVDGSVVSKLLEGSKPKPLGKGENADMLMPEIVFPLKTIRAVLVEATSEMLARL, encoded by the exons ATGCGGGAGGATGCGGAAGTGCCAGACCAAAGACAAGGGGCTAGAATGGCAATTGATGCACTTGTGGGAAATTTATACAGCACAGCACAACCCATCACATCATTCGAACAAATAGCCCTG tttGGAACGGCTGCAGCAAATGGTGACAGAGTGATTGGCGAGCTCATAGCCAAGGCTTTTGAGAAAGGTTGGGGAAACAATCTTCATGTGTTAGCT GATCGGAAAACACCACCCAGTATTGAACTTCAGTTGTATTGGGGAATGACCCTAGACAGGGGCTATTTGTCACCTTACTTCATCACCAATCATAAGACGAAAGAATGT GTTTTACGAGATCCTTATATCATGATCCTTGAGAAAAAGGTTTCGAACTGCGTCTTCTTTGACTTATTGACAGAGATTGGACCAGTTAGAAGATATAATGGCACAGATGTACTGATCATTGCTGAAGATATTGAAAATGATCTCCTAGCAAGTCTTGTCTTAAATGGAGTGGCTACAGCAACCAAG GCTTGTGTCATAAAACCTCCTGGATTTGGAGAAAGTAGGAAGGCTAGCCTTCGGGACATTGCCAAATTCACGTATGGGAAG gTCATGACAGGAAAAGATTTTGAATGCGTATCTCTTGGCCATGCTGAGAAG ATTACGGTATCAAAGGATCAGACGGTTATCCTTCTTTGTAAGGCTTGCATAGGACACGAAAAG TTGTTACAGTGGAGATTCACAATggaaaatttacaagattTCCCTGAAGAGAGCTGTACAAAGCACTCTTATCTCGCTGCTGTTATAAAG GTCTGTGGAAGTAATAAAGCTGAAGTGCGTGAAAAGAAGGATAGAGTTGCTAATGCCATAAATGCTGTCAAGGCTGCAAAGGAAGGAGTTG TTAGTGTGATGTCACTTTTATATGCCTGCAAGGAGTTGGATAAATTGCAAACTGCTAACCATGGTCAGAAGATTGGTGTTCAAGCTATCCAATATGCTCTTGAg ATGCTGGTGAGCGCGATTGCTTATAGCGCTGGAGTTGATGGGTCAGTTGTTAGCAAGCTACTCGAGGGATCCAAGCCTAAACCCCTCGGTAAAG GTGAAAATGCAGATATGCTTATGCCAGAAATTGTTTTTCCATTGAAAACCATAAGAGCAGTCTTGGTGGAGGCTACAAG TGAGATGTTAGCAAGACTTTGA
- the LOC102624268 gene encoding chaperonin CPN60-2, mitochondrial-like isoform X3 → MRKCQTKDKGLEWQLMHLWEIYTAQPITSFEQIALFGTAAANGDRVIGELIAKAFEKGWGNNLHVLADRKTPPSIELQLYWGMTLDRGYLSPYFITNHKTKECVLRDPYIMILEKKVSNCVFFDLLTEIGPVRRYNGTDVLIIAEDIENDLLASLVLNGVATATKACVIKPPGFGESRKASLRDIAKFTYGKVMTGKDFECVSLGHAEKITVSKDQTVILLCKACIGHEKLLQWRFTMENLQDFPEESCTKHSYLAAVIKVCGSNKAEVREKKDRVANAINAVKAAKEGVVSVMSLLYACKELDKLQTANHGQKIGVQAIQYALEMLVSAIAYSAGVDGSVVSKLLEGSKPKPLGKGENADMLMPEIVFPLKTIRAVLVEATSEMLARL, encoded by the exons ACAGCACAACCCATCACATCATTCGAACAAATAGCCCTG tttGGAACGGCTGCAGCAAATGGTGACAGAGTGATTGGCGAGCTCATAGCCAAGGCTTTTGAGAAAGGTTGGGGAAACAATCTTCATGTGTTAGCT GATCGGAAAACACCACCCAGTATTGAACTTCAGTTGTATTGGGGAATGACCCTAGACAGGGGCTATTTGTCACCTTACTTCATCACCAATCATAAGACGAAAGAATGT GTTTTACGAGATCCTTATATCATGATCCTTGAGAAAAAGGTTTCGAACTGCGTCTTCTTTGACTTATTGACAGAGATTGGACCAGTTAGAAGATATAATGGCACAGATGTACTGATCATTGCTGAAGATATTGAAAATGATCTCCTAGCAAGTCTTGTCTTAAATGGAGTGGCTACAGCAACCAAG GCTTGTGTCATAAAACCTCCTGGATTTGGAGAAAGTAGGAAGGCTAGCCTTCGGGACATTGCCAAATTCACGTATGGGAAG gTCATGACAGGAAAAGATTTTGAATGCGTATCTCTTGGCCATGCTGAGAAG ATTACGGTATCAAAGGATCAGACGGTTATCCTTCTTTGTAAGGCTTGCATAGGACACGAAAAG TTGTTACAGTGGAGATTCACAATggaaaatttacaagattTCCCTGAAGAGAGCTGTACAAAGCACTCTTATCTCGCTGCTGTTATAAAG GTCTGTGGAAGTAATAAAGCTGAAGTGCGTGAAAAGAAGGATAGAGTTGCTAATGCCATAAATGCTGTCAAGGCTGCAAAGGAAGGAGTTG TTAGTGTGATGTCACTTTTATATGCCTGCAAGGAGTTGGATAAATTGCAAACTGCTAACCATGGTCAGAAGATTGGTGTTCAAGCTATCCAATATGCTCTTGAg ATGCTGGTGAGCGCGATTGCTTATAGCGCTGGAGTTGATGGGTCAGTTGTTAGCAAGCTACTCGAGGGATCCAAGCCTAAACCCCTCGGTAAAG GTGAAAATGCAGATATGCTTATGCCAGAAATTGTTTTTCCATTGAAAACCATAAGAGCAGTCTTGGTGGAGGCTACAAG TGAGATGTTAGCAAGACTTTGA